A window of Nocardia arthritidis genomic DNA:
CATCCTGTGGCGTGCCAGGACGACGGGCGTGCGTCCGGCTTTACGGACGCATTTCGTATGCGCCGTCGTAGGATTCGACGCGCGACCACACGCGGTCGAAGCGGCCGCGGTCCGCGGCGGGACCGCGCAGCGCGGCGATGGCCCAATCCCGTTGTGCGGCAGTGGCGGACGGCTTGCCGTACAGGGTGGTCGCGTAACCGTTGAAATCGCGGACCTGGAAGTCGAAGATCTGGTCGATCAGATCGCGGTCCAGTCCGGTGATCGCCGCCTGTTCCAGGATCAGCTGGCCGTACACCACCAGCGAGAACAGGTGGCCGATGGTGAGCATGAAATCGAGGTCCAGCTGCTGTTCGGCATCGGGCGCCGCGGTGGCGAGCAGCGTGCGCAGCGCCTGGGCCTGTTCGTAGAAGCGGGCGACATTCGGTATGTCCGAATGCTTTTCGTACACCGGAGCCCAGTCGGCGAACTGCACCTTGCCCGCGCCGCGAGCCGGGCCCTGCCGCCAGAAGAATTCGTCGTCGGCAGCGTCGCGCCGGGTGCCGATCTCCGGGTAGTCCTTCGGGTTGAACAGGTAGTTCGGCATGAACTTCAGGATCTGCCCGACGTTGACGTGCACCGTGCCCTCCAGCCGGGGCAGGGTGTTGATCAACCGCTGCACCTCGGCGAAGTAGGTGTTCTTCTCGAATCCCTTGGCGGCCAGCACATCCAGCAGCAGCGTCATGACCGTCTCACCCTCGGAGGTGACCTTCGACTTGGTCATCGGGTTGAACAGCAGGTAGCGCCGGTCCTCCAGGCTCGCGCTGCGGAAGTAGTCGACGGCGCGATCGCTGAACAGCTTCATCGCGACGGTGCGCGCGTACGCGTCCACGAAATTGGTTCGCACGTGCGGGAAGTCGGTGACCCGCTTGCCGTACAGGATCCGGTTGTGCGCGTGGGTGATCGCCTCGTAGAAGGAGTGCTCCACCATGCCGATGCCGCCGTGGCACAGGTTGAACTTGCCGACATTGACGGTGTTCAGCGCGGCCGAGAAGGCCTCGGGGCCGGTGTGCAGGATGTCCTCGGCGCGTACCGGGTAGTCCTCCAGCCGGAAGGTGCTGACGTACATCTGCTGATGCACGACATTTCCGAGCAGATGGTAGTTCTCGTGCCTGCTGTCCGCGGCGAACCACACATAGCCGTCGGCGCCTTCGATATCGGCCCGGCGGGAGAACACCGAAACCATGCTCGCCACATTGCCGTTGCCGATGTAGTACTTGGATCCGTTGGCGCGGAACAGGATTCCGGCCTCGGCGTCGGCACTGCCCGGTTCCGTCGGGGTGAGCACCAGGTCGGTGTTGTAGATATCGGCGCCGTGTGTCTGCTCGGACAGGCCGAACGCCATCACCTCGCCCGCGGCCAGGTCGGCGGCGGCGCGCTTCTTGGCGGTGGCGTTATCGCTCTGCCAGATCGGGCCGAGGCCGAGGATGGTCACCTGTTCGGCGTACCAGTACGCCAACCCGTAGAAGCCGAAGATCTCCGACAGCGCCGCATTGCGGGCGGCGTCCCAGCGCCGGTTCGGATCGCCGTCGGCGTGCGCGGCGGGGGTCAGGAAGGTCGCGAACAGCCGCTCCTTCTTGACGAAATCGAGGAAGTCCGCGGTCCAGACCGCATCCGCGTCGTCGGCGAGCAGCCGCACCTTGCCGCGCGACTCGAACCACTCGATGGTGGCCCGCAGCAGCCGCCGCGTCTCGGCGTCGAAGTGCTGCGGGTCGTAGGTGTTCGGATTGAACAACAGCGCGTCGGTGCTTGTCATGACGGTTAACTTACCAGCGAGTAATAGCAGCACCAGCCCCATCTACCGATGCGTGACCAGCAAATCTCGCCTACGGAACCGTAGGTGACACGGTCGGTCTCACCCGGGGGTCTTTTGTTTCACTGAATCAAATGATATGTTTGTTTCATGGAAGCAAATAAAGATCAGGTATCCCGCCTGGTACGCGCCACCTCCCGCTTCGCGGAGGCATACCGGCAGGGCACCGCCCGCGCATTCGACCCGGTGCGGGTCGGCGTGCTGCGGCTGGCCGCCGAATCCGGCCCACTGCGCGCCGGTGAGATCGCGGAGCAGTTGGATGCGCTCCCCTCCTCGATCACCCGGCATGTCCAAGCACTGGTCGAATCCGAACTGGTGTCGGCGGCCCCCGATCCCAACGACCGGCGCGTCGTGCTGGTCGAGGCCACCGACGCGGGTCGCGCCGAACTCCAGAAATTCCAGGATGTGGGCAATCAGGTGTATGCCGAGGTGATCGCCGACTGGTCCGCCGAGGATGTGGAAACCCTAACCCGCCTGCTCGACCGGATGATCGATTCCTGGTCCGCCGTGGGCTCTTCCCGGCAGCAACAGGCAAACAAACGTCACTCCCGCCAATTCGGCTGGAGCCGAATCTAATTCAGCGATTACGAAGGAAAAACCATGCCTACCAACGAACCACTGAAGGTCATCGTCGCCGGCGGCGGCATCGGCGGACTCGCGCTGGCCAACGGCCTGCGCCGCGCCGGTGTCCAGGTCTCGGTCCACGAACGGGATACCCTGCGCACCGACCGACTCCAGGGCTTCCGCATCCACATCAGCCCGCACGGCAGCCGTGCGCTCGCCGAACTGCTCTCGCCCGAGATGTATTCGACCTTCGTCGCCTCATCGGGCAAGGGCGGCAACGGACTCGGCTTCATGACCGAACAGCTGAAGACACTGTTGCAGGTCGATCCGGAAGAGCCGGACGAGAATCCGGCCGGCGGTGGGCATTTCGGCATCAGCCGGATCACGCTGCGACAGATCCTGCTCGCCGAACTCGGCGATACGGTGCGCTACGACAGCATGTTCGAGCGCTACGAGCGGCTGCCGGACGGCCGCGTGGTGGCCCACTTCGCCGATGGCGGTTCGGAAATCGGCGATGTGCTGGTCGGTGCGGACGGTGGCACCTCGCGGGTGCGGGCGCAGTATCTGCCGTACGCACAGCGGGTCGAGACCGGAATCGTCGCAATCGCGGGGAAATACGCGCTCACCCCGGAATCGCGCGAGCGGCTCGACGCCCGGCTGCTGGCCAACCCGACGAGCATCATGCCGCCGAGCGGTTGCGGAATGTTCATCGCACCACACGAATTCGACATTCCGGCGCGAGCCGGAATCGGCGAAACCGAGGCCGGCGCCGAGCCCGGTCTGCTGTTCGACAACACCCAGCCGTACATCTTCTGGGCGTACGCGGCCAAACGCGAGCGCTACGGCGTCGACCTGGATGCGCTGCGCAGCGCCGAACTGCACGAGCTGGCGGGCGGGATGACTGCGGACTGGGCACCGGAGCTGCGCTTCCTGATCCGCGCGTCGGACAGTGACGCGACGACTCTCATCCCGATCAAGACCTCCGTCCCGATCGAGCCGTGGCAGACCACCAATATCACCCTGCTCGGCGACGCGATCCACAGCATGACCCCGTTCCGCGGGATCGGCGCGAATACCGCACTGCGCGACGCGCGGCTGTTGTGCCGCAACCTCATCGCCGCCGACCGGCGCGAACTCGCCCTGCTGGACGGTATTCGCGACTACGAACGCCAGATGATCGACTACGGGTTCCAGGCCGTGCGCGACTCGCTGACCGCCGCCAACCAGACCGTCTCCGACAGCCGATTCGGCCGCCATGCGGGCAAGGTCTTCTTCCGCACGGCGAACGCGATACCGGCGATAAAGCGAAAGATATTCGCGGACTTGGACATCGAATGATCCGAAACGCATCGCGGCCCCGACGGCGCACCGTCGAGGCCGCGACGGTTCAGCCGCGGATCTTCGCGACGACCGCCTCGACCGCGGTTTCGGCAGGAATCTCCACGCTCTCACCGCTGAAACGATCGCGCAGTTCCACCTTGCCCTCCGCCCAGCCGCGGCCGATCACCAGAACCCAAGGCATACCGAGCAATTCGGCATCCTTGAACTTGACGCCCGGCGAGGCGGTGCGGTCGTCGAACAGCACGTCGAGGCCCTGGGCGTCCAGCCCGGCCACGACCTGCTCGGCGCCGGCGCGGGCGGCGTCGTCCTTGTTCGCGATCACCACGTGCACGTCGTATGGCGCGATCTCGGACGGCCAGCGCAGACCCTTCTCGTCGTGCTGCTGCTCGGCGACCACCGCGACCATGCGCGAGACGCCGATTCCGTAGGAACCCATGATCAGGCGGACCGGCTTGCCGTTCTCGCCGAGCACGTCCACCTCGAAGGCGTCGGTGTACTTGTAGCCGAGCTGGAAGATGTGGCCGATCTCGATGCCGCGCGCCGCGACCAGCACCCCGCGCCCGTCCGGCGACGGATCGCCGTCGCGGACCTCGGCGGCCTCGATGGTGCCGTCGGGGGTGAAGTCGCGACCGGCGACCAGTCCGACGACGTGCTTGCCGGGGGCGTCCGCGCCGGTGATCCAGGCGGTGCCGGTGCCGACCCTCGGGTCGACCAGATAGCGAATACCGTTGTCCTGCAATGCCTTCGGGCCGATGTAACCCTTCACCAGGAATGGGTTCGCGGCGAAATCCGCCTCGGTGAGCAGATCCACCTCGGCCGGTTCGACGGCGGCGCCGAGCCGCTTGTCGTCCACCTCGCGGTCGCCGGGGACGCCGATGCCGAGGATTTCGGTCTTGCCGTCCGGGTACCGCAGCTTCACCATCACGTTCTTCAACGTGTCGGCCGCGGTCACCGGGCGATCCAGCACACCGGCCGCATTCGCCCAGTCGACCAGGGTCGCGATGGTCGGGGTGTCGGGGGTGTCGTGCACGACGGCCGCGGGCAGGCCGTCGACCGGCCGCGGTTCGGGCGCGGGGGTGACGACGGCCTCCACATTCGCGGCGTAACCGGATTCGCGGCAGATGACATAGGTGTCCTCGCCGACCGGGCTGTCGGCCAGGAATTCCTCGGAGGCACTGCCGCCCATCGCGCCCGCGGTGGCCGCCACGATGACGTATTTGACGCCGAGCCGGTCGAAGATGCGCTGGTAGGCCTCGCGGTGCGCGTTGTAGCTCGCCTTCAGGCCGTCCTCGTCCAGATCGAAGGAGTACGAATCCTTCATGATGAACTCGCGGCCGCGCAGGATGCCCGCGCGCGGACGGCCTTCGTCGCGGTACTTGGTCTGGATCTGGTACAGGATGACCGGAAGGTCCTTGTACGAGTTGTATTCGCCCTTGACGGTGAGCGCGAACAACTCCTCGTGGGTGGGGCCGAGCAGATAGTCGGCGCCCTTGCGGTCCTGCAGCCGGAACAGCGTGTCGCCGTATTCGGTCCACCGGTTGGTGGTCTCGTACGGTTCGCGCGGCAGCAGCGCCGGCAGCGAGATCTCCTGCGCGCCGATCGCGTTCATCTCCGACCGAACGACATCCTCGACCTTGCGCAATACCCGCAACCCCAGCGGCAGCCACGAGTAGACGCCCGGGGCGACGCGGCGGACATATCCGGCGCGGACGAGGAGTTTGTGGCTGGGCACCTCTGCGTCGGCGGGATCGTCACGCAGGGTACGCAGGAACAGTCGGGAGAGGCGGGTGATCACGACAGCACAGGGTAGTCGCTGGCCGGAGGGTGTTCGCAACGCATTACCGTATTCGCTCGTGCTGGTGTTGCTGCCTCCCTCAGAAACCAAGTCCGACGGTGGTTCCGGCGCGCCGCTGGATCTGGCCGCGCTGACGATGCCGCAGCTCACGGGCGTGCGCGAGCGACTCATCGACGAGTTGGCCAAGCTGGCCGCCGAACCGGACACCGCGCGGACGGTGCTGGGTCTCGGCAAGGGGGCTGATGCCGAGATAGCCAGGAACGCCGCACTGCGCACCTCGCCGACCCGGCCCGCACTGGAGCGCTACACCGGCGTGCTCTACGACGCACTGGACGCGAAATCGTTCACCAAGGCGCAGCGGGCAAAGGCGCTGGCCCGGCTCGGTATCGGTTCGGCGCTGTTCGGCGCGGTACGGGCGGGCGATCCGATTCCGGCCTACCGGCTCTCCGGCGGCACGAAACTGCCCGGGCAGCCGACACTTTCGGCGATCTGGCGGGATTCGCTCGCCGACGCGCTGGTCGCCGAGGCCGACGGCGACCTGGTGATCGACCTGCGGTCGGGCAGCTATCAGCAGCTGGGCCGGGTGCCGGGCGCGATCACCGCGAACGTGCTCACCGAACATCCGGACGGCAGCCGGACCGTGGTGAGCCACTTCAACAAACATCACAAGGGCCTGCTGGCCAGGGCACTGGTGCTGACCAGGGCGGAGCCGGGCGATATCAGGGCGGTCGCGCAGGTGGCGCGCAAGGCCGGGTTGCGCGCCGAAATCGCCGGGCCGGCCGAACTGCTGATCATCACCTGATCCGGGGCCCGAAATCGGCTCCCCCACACAACCTTTGATCAATACCGTATCCGACAGTATTCTGCCGCGGTGGGCTTCTACGACTACCGGTGCATGATCAGCGGCGTCAGTCTGAAGGGCGCGGATGCGGTAGCCGTCGCGGTGCACCCCGCCGAAAACGGTTACCGGCCGCTGAGTCTCGGTGTCACCGGCCAGTACGACCGCTTCGGATCCGTCGACGGCGTGCTGGAGGACCGCGGCACCGAGGTGCTCGCCGAATACTTCCTGGCCCGGCTGCGCGACGGGCGCTTCGCGGTGGACCCCAGCTGGATCGGGTTGTCCCGCACCAACGAACGACTACATATCGAGGACCTCTTCCAGTCCTTCGAACGCAACTACGGTGCGCTGGAGACGGTGGACGCCGCGGTCGCGACCCTGGACGGGACGCCGATCTTCCTCGCCCTCATCGCCCGCGCCGTATGGGACGCGTTCGCCGAATCCGATGCCGAGGCCGCGGAAGACGATCTGACACAGGTCTTCCGAAGCTCGCCGATCGCCACCGAAATCTACGGTCCGCACCGGGCGGATCTCGCGCCGCAGCTGCGGCGGCTACGCACCGTCGACGAATTCCTCACCGCCAACGGGCTGCACTGGGCGCCGGAGTGCGATCCGAACCAGCGCTATGCCGAAAAGCCCGGCACCCAACATTTCTCGGACGATCTGCGGGGATTCCTGGAGCAGGCCGAACTCGATTACGCCGAGGTGCCGGTGATGCGGCGAGCGCTCGCCGCCTATGCGGAATCGATTCGGGACCTGCTCGACGACGAGTGACCGTGTTGCGCGCCGACCTGGCTGTCAGCTCCACGCGCGAGTGGGGCGGCCGGATTCGTAGCGGTCGAGACCGGCGCTGAACTCCCCCGTTTCGAGAGTGTCGGTGCCGTGCCGGAATTCGTTGAGCAGCGCGTCGTCGAGGTCGCGCGACCACTGCTGATAGCTGGAGAGGCGGTCGCTGCGCAGCGCCGCCTGCGGCCGGGCGGCGATGCCCGCGGCGAGTTCGCGTGCGGCGGCGAGGGTTTCGCCGGGTGCGGTGAGCCGGTTCGCGATGCCCATCCGCTCGGCCTCCGCACCGCTGACGCCGCGGCCGGTGAGGATGAGATCCAGCGCGTGCGAGTGGCCGATGAGCCTTGCGATGCGCACCGTCCCGCCGTCCATGAGGGGTATTCCCCAACGGCGGCAATAGATTCCGAAAACGGCGTCCTGGGCGGCCACCCGCAGATCGCACCAGGCGGCCAATTCGAATCCACCCGCGACGGCATGTCCTTCGACGGCGGCGATCACGGGTTTGCCGAGCAGCAGGCGGGTCGGCCCGACCGGACCGTCGCCGTGCGCCGCGATCCGGCTGAAGCGTTCGGGATCGCGCATGGCCTGCAGATCCGCGCCCGCGCAGAAGGTTTCGCCCGCGCCGGTGAGCACCGCGACCGACAGTTCCGGATCGGCGTCGAAGCGGCGGAAGGCGTCGGCAAGTTCGGTCGCGGTCGGCCGGTCGATGGCGTTGGCGACCTCGGGCCGGTTGATGGTGATGACGACTATCGGGCCGTCGGTCTCGTATTCGATCGGCATGAACATTCCTTCGGATGTGTTGGTTGATCAGCGGAAGTTATTGCGGCAGAGCGCGTTCGATAATGGCGGCGGTGTCGGTGCCGGATGGCAGCGTGCCGTAGGCCAGGCCGCGGTCGGGGCCGAGCCGCCCCGCGCAGAAGGCGTCGGCGACGGCGGGAATCGAATACCGCACCAGCAGGCTCGCGTAGAAGGCCAGCGCCAGATCCTCGACCAGTCGCCGTGCCTCGGCTGCGGGTGTCGCGCCGTGCAGTACGGCCGCCGCGCGGGTCGCGGTGCGCTCGAGGTGGTCGTCGAGGAGCCGGTTGCCGCCGCGGGCCGCCGCGCATTCGCCGAGGAACGCGTCCAGCGTTTCCGGGTTCTTCCCGATGCCGCGCAGCACGTCGAGCGCGGTCACGTTGCCGGAGCCCTCCCAGATGGCGTGCACCGAGGCATCGCGCAACAGCCTTGCCAGACCGAATGATTCGCTGTACCCGTTACCGCCCAGGCACTGCATGGCCTCGGCGATGTGACCGGTCACCCGGCCGCACCCCCAGTACTTGATGATCGAGGTGGCCAAGCGGCGCAGCGGGGAGCCGAAATCGTCGTACATCGCGGCGAGCCGCAGCATGCCTGCCGTGGCGGCTTCCGACTCGATGGCCAGATCGGCCAGCACATTCGCCATCGCGGGTTGGTCGACGAGCCGCTGTCCGAAGGCGCGGCGGCGACGGCAGTAGTCGATGGCCGTCGCAACGGCGGCGCGCATCTCCGGCGCGACGGCCGGACCCAACCGGGCGTACCCGAGGTTGTGCACCAGCGGCGCCATACCCTGGCCCGGCGTGCCGACCAACCACGCTCGCGCACCGCGGAATTCGACTTCGGCGGTGGGCAGCGACCTGGTGCCGAGCTTGTCCTTCAACCGGATCGGTCGTACACCGGGGCCGCGCTCGACGAGGAAGCACGACAGTCCATCGGATGTCTGGGCGAGCGTCAGGAAGATATCCGCCATCGGCGCCGAGACGAACCATTTGTGGCCGTGCAGTTCCCACGCGCCGTCACCGCGGTCTACGGCGGTGGTCAGCGTCGCGCGCAGGTCCGAGCCGCCCTGCTTCTCGGTATATGCCTGTCCCGCAAGGGCATTGCGGCCCGGTCTCGGGTCGGTGAGCCGAGGAACCCACAGCGCCGCGAGTTCCGGAGCGAAACGCTCCAGCACCGGAACGGCCGCGAGCGTCATGATCACCGGACACAGCACACCGGTATTCACCTGTCCCCAAACGTATCCCAGCGCATTGCGGACGACGAAGGCGCCCGCCCTTCGCTCCCGCCAAGGCAGCGAAGGCATTTCGTGCTCGACCGCGGTGTCCAGCAGCCAGGACCACGACGGATCGCATTCGATGTGATCGATCCGGCCGCCGTCGCGATCCAGACTGTGCAGCCGTGGCGCGTTGCGTTCGGCGCGTGCGGCGTGTTCGGCCGTCTGTTCGGCGGCGGCGATGCGGGCCAGCCGCTCCACCCGCGGCAGGCCCCACGGCGCGTGGCGGGCCAGCCCCTCGCGCAGCGCGACATCAAGTTCCAGCGGATTATCTTCGGCGGCAACAGTTACGACGGATACGGCAGCGCGGGTCACGGCGCACCTCCCTGTGGCGAGTGATGTACATCATCCGAACACAAAAAGTGATGTGACGTCAATTCTTTTTTGTCTAGACTCCCCGTCATGGAGACTGTGGTGCATGGACACTGTCGCGGCACCGTCGACGAGTAAGGGTCAGGCCACCCGCGAGCGCCTGCTCGCGGCGGCCCGCGCCGAGGCGGTCGAATCCGGCGGACATATCGAGGTGGCCGCCGTCGCCGCGCGCGCGGGCGTGGTGCCCAGCCTGATCAACCGCTATTTCCGGT
This region includes:
- the yaaA gene encoding peroxide stress protein YaaA — translated: MLVLLPPSETKSDGGSGAPLDLAALTMPQLTGVRERLIDELAKLAAEPDTARTVLGLGKGADAEIARNAALRTSPTRPALERYTGVLYDALDAKSFTKAQRAKALARLGIGSALFGAVRAGDPIPAYRLSGGTKLPGQPTLSAIWRDSLADALVAEADGDLVIDLRSGSYQQLGRVPGAITANVLTEHPDGSRTVVSHFNKHHKGLLARALVLTRAEPGDIRAVAQVARKAGLRAEIAGPAELLIIT
- a CDS encoding FAD-dependent oxidoreductase, with product MPTNEPLKVIVAGGGIGGLALANGLRRAGVQVSVHERDTLRTDRLQGFRIHISPHGSRALAELLSPEMYSTFVASSGKGGNGLGFMTEQLKTLLQVDPEEPDENPAGGGHFGISRITLRQILLAELGDTVRYDSMFERYERLPDGRVVAHFADGGSEIGDVLVGADGGTSRVRAQYLPYAQRVETGIVAIAGKYALTPESRERLDARLLANPTSIMPPSGCGMFIAPHEFDIPARAGIGETEAGAEPGLLFDNTQPYIFWAYAAKRERYGVDLDALRSAELHELAGGMTADWAPELRFLIRASDSDATTLIPIKTSVPIEPWQTTNITLLGDAIHSMTPFRGIGANTALRDARLLCRNLIAADRRELALLDGIRDYERQMIDYGFQAVRDSLTAANQTVSDSRFGRHAGKVFFRTANAIPAIKRKIFADLDIE
- a CDS encoding proline--tRNA ligase, producing MITRLSRLFLRTLRDDPADAEVPSHKLLVRAGYVRRVAPGVYSWLPLGLRVLRKVEDVVRSEMNAIGAQEISLPALLPREPYETTNRWTEYGDTLFRLQDRKGADYLLGPTHEELFALTVKGEYNSYKDLPVILYQIQTKYRDEGRPRAGILRGREFIMKDSYSFDLDEDGLKASYNAHREAYQRIFDRLGVKYVIVAATAGAMGGSASEEFLADSPVGEDTYVICRESGYAANVEAVVTPAPEPRPVDGLPAAVVHDTPDTPTIATLVDWANAAGVLDRPVTAADTLKNVMVKLRYPDGKTEILGIGVPGDREVDDKRLGAAVEPAEVDLLTEADFAANPFLVKGYIGPKALQDNGIRYLVDPRVGTGTAWITGADAPGKHVVGLVAGRDFTPDGTIEAAEVRDGDPSPDGRGVLVAARGIEIGHIFQLGYKYTDAFEVDVLGENGKPVRLIMGSYGIGVSRMVAVVAEQQHDEKGLRWPSEIAPYDVHVVIANKDDAARAGAEQVVAGLDAQGLDVLFDDRTASPGVKFKDAELLGMPWVLVIGRGWAEGKVELRDRFSGESVEIPAETAVEAVVAKIRG
- a CDS encoding MarR family winged helix-turn-helix transcriptional regulator, which translates into the protein MEANKDQVSRLVRATSRFAEAYRQGTARAFDPVRVGVLRLAAESGPLRAGEIAEQLDALPSSITRHVQALVESELVSAAPDPNDRRVVLVEATDAGRAELQKFQDVGNQVYAEVIADWSAEDVETLTRLLDRMIDSWSAVGSSRQQQANKRHSRQFGWSRI
- a CDS encoding acyl-CoA dehydrogenase family protein; its protein translation is MTSTDALLFNPNTYDPQHFDAETRRLLRATIEWFESRGKVRLLADDADAVWTADFLDFVKKERLFATFLTPAAHADGDPNRRWDAARNAALSEIFGFYGLAYWYAEQVTILGLGPIWQSDNATAKKRAAADLAAGEVMAFGLSEQTHGADIYNTDLVLTPTEPGSADAEAGILFRANGSKYYIGNGNVASMVSVFSRRADIEGADGYVWFAADSRHENYHLLGNVVHQQMYVSTFRLEDYPVRAEDILHTGPEAFSAALNTVNVGKFNLCHGGIGMVEHSFYEAITHAHNRILYGKRVTDFPHVRTNFVDAYARTVAMKLFSDRAVDYFRSASLEDRRYLLFNPMTKSKVTSEGETVMTLLLDVLAAKGFEKNTYFAEVQRLINTLPRLEGTVHVNVGQILKFMPNYLFNPKDYPEIGTRRDAADDEFFWRQGPARGAGKVQFADWAPVYEKHSDIPNVARFYEQAQALRTLLATAAPDAEQQLDLDFMLTIGHLFSLVVYGQLILEQAAITGLDRDLIDQIFDFQVRDFNGYATTLYGKPSATAAQRDWAIAALRGPAADRGRFDRVWSRVESYDGAYEMRP
- a CDS encoding crotonase/enoyl-CoA hydratase family protein; translated protein: MPIEYETDGPIVVITINRPEVANAIDRPTATELADAFRRFDADPELSVAVLTGAGETFCAGADLQAMRDPERFSRIAAHGDGPVGPTRLLLGKPVIAAVEGHAVAGGFELAAWCDLRVAAQDAVFGIYCRRWGIPLMDGGTVRIARLIGHSHALDLILTGRGVSGAEAERMGIANRLTAPGETLAAARELAAGIAARPQAALRSDRLSSYQQWSRDLDDALLNEFRHGTDTLETGEFSAGLDRYESGRPTRAWS
- a CDS encoding acyl-CoA dehydrogenase family protein; translation: MTRAAVSVVTVAAEDNPLELDVALREGLARHAPWGLPRVERLARIAAAEQTAEHAARAERNAPRLHSLDRDGGRIDHIECDPSWSWLLDTAVEHEMPSLPWRERRAGAFVVRNALGYVWGQVNTGVLCPVIMTLAAVPVLERFAPELAALWVPRLTDPRPGRNALAGQAYTEKQGGSDLRATLTTAVDRGDGAWELHGHKWFVSAPMADIFLTLAQTSDGLSCFLVERGPGVRPIRLKDKLGTRSLPTAEVEFRGARAWLVGTPGQGMAPLVHNLGYARLGPAVAPEMRAAVATAIDYCRRRRAFGQRLVDQPAMANVLADLAIESEAATAGMLRLAAMYDDFGSPLRRLATSIIKYWGCGRVTGHIAEAMQCLGGNGYSESFGLARLLRDASVHAIWEGSGNVTALDVLRGIGKNPETLDAFLGECAAARGGNRLLDDHLERTATRAAAVLHGATPAAEARRLVEDLALAFYASLLVRYSIPAVADAFCAGRLGPDRGLAYGTLPSGTDTAAIIERALPQ